The following are from one region of the Gryllotalpicola protaetiae genome:
- a CDS encoding SPOR domain-containing protein: MSDAAVPNLESKWWYNAKTGAVEHGLLSPSADRIGPFDTKEGAEHAWDKLRENSAKWAEEDD; the protein is encoded by the coding sequence ATGAGCGATGCGGCCGTCCCGAATCTCGAGAGCAAGTGGTGGTACAACGCCAAGACGGGCGCGGTCGAGCACGGACTGCTCTCACCGTCCGCCGATCGGATCGGCCCCTTCGATACGAAGGAGGGCGCAGAGCACGCGTGGGACAAGCTGCGTGAGAACAGCGCCAAGTGGGCGGAAGAGGACGACTAG
- a CDS encoding SDR family oxidoreductase, whose product MNSTPTADRVALVTGGSGGIGKAVVEKLVSDGFAVAVHYAGNQAKADAIVADITSAGGKAISVGGDVADENAMAQAFDAVEAAFGGIDVVVNTAGIMILSPIATLKLEDLDRMHRTNIRGTFVVSQLAANRLRAGGAIVNFSTTVTRTSFPTYGAYVASKAAVEGITLILARELRGKDITVNAVAPGPTATALFLDGKDEATIANLSKAAPLERLGRPEDIAETVAFLAGPARWVNGQVIFANGGLA is encoded by the coding sequence ATGAACAGCACCCCCACCGCCGACCGTGTCGCTCTCGTCACCGGCGGCTCCGGTGGCATCGGCAAGGCCGTTGTGGAGAAGCTCGTCTCCGACGGCTTCGCCGTGGCCGTGCACTACGCAGGCAACCAGGCCAAGGCCGACGCGATCGTCGCCGACATCACCTCGGCCGGCGGCAAGGCCATCTCGGTCGGTGGCGACGTCGCGGACGAGAACGCCATGGCACAGGCGTTCGACGCGGTCGAGGCGGCCTTCGGCGGCATCGACGTCGTCGTGAACACGGCGGGCATCATGATCCTGTCCCCGATCGCAACGCTGAAGCTCGAGGACCTGGACCGGATGCACCGCACCAACATCCGCGGCACCTTCGTCGTCTCGCAGCTCGCGGCCAACCGGCTGCGCGCAGGCGGTGCGATCGTCAACTTCTCCACCACGGTGACCCGCACCTCCTTCCCCACGTACGGCGCCTATGTCGCGAGCAAGGCTGCAGTGGAGGGCATCACGCTGATCCTCGCTCGCGAGCTGCGCGGCAAGGACATCACGGTCAACGCTGTGGCCCCCGGGCCCACCGCGACCGCGCTGTTCCTGGACGGCAAGGACGAGGCGACGATCGCGAACCTCTCCAAGGCCGCCCCGCTCGAGCGCCTCGGCCGGCCCGAGGACATCGCCGAGACGGTCGCGTTCCTCGCAGGCCCTGCCCGCTGGGTCAACGGCCAGGTCATCTTCGCCAACGGCGGCCTCGCGTAG
- a CDS encoding RDD family protein has product MSSRTADAAPSNFPGERLGLPEDGMGSVGRLGRRIIGLCIDWAIASVISWLITRHYGGWTVYPIFAVLQIVSIWALGGSIGHRIAGLRLSALPGSQPAFWRPIVRSVLLMIVFPALVWDSDHRGFHDKIAGTVLVRS; this is encoded by the coding sequence GTGAGTTCGAGAACTGCGGATGCTGCACCGAGCAACTTTCCTGGCGAAAGACTGGGGCTCCCTGAGGACGGGATGGGCTCGGTCGGGCGCCTCGGTCGGCGCATCATCGGGCTCTGCATCGACTGGGCGATCGCGTCCGTCATCTCGTGGCTGATCACGCGCCACTACGGCGGCTGGACGGTCTACCCCATCTTCGCCGTGCTGCAGATCGTCTCGATCTGGGCTCTGGGCGGCTCGATCGGCCATCGCATCGCGGGCTTGCGGCTCTCGGCGCTGCCCGGCTCGCAGCCCGCCTTCTGGCGCCCGATCGTGCGCAGCGTGCTGCTCATGATCGTCTTCCCTGCGCTGGTCTGGGACTCCGACCACCGCGGCTTCCACGACAAGATCGCGGGAACCGTGCTGGTGCGCTCCTAA
- a CDS encoding TetR/AcrR family transcriptional regulator, whose translation MSENPQTGIELPDPPLANRAAAPRRGRGRRPADEVRADVLRTVGELLLAEGLADFTIERVARMSGVSKTTIYKWWPSRGALALDGYFHAVEPALAFPDTDDIRADLTTQLHAFGQLVSETPAGRLLAELIGAAQTDAELAVAYRALYSSERRHLAVVRMQRAQTAGQLRVDVDPQVVVDQLWGAVYHRLLIPDEPITPGFVDALLDNLLDGILTPRYRQPATGYDAVP comes from the coding sequence GTGTCCGAGAACCCGCAGACCGGCATCGAACTGCCGGATCCCCCGCTTGCGAACAGAGCGGCCGCGCCGCGCCGCGGCCGCGGCCGACGCCCCGCCGACGAAGTACGTGCCGACGTGCTGCGTACCGTCGGTGAGCTGTTGCTCGCAGAGGGACTTGCGGACTTCACGATCGAGCGGGTCGCACGCATGTCCGGCGTCAGCAAGACCACGATCTACAAGTGGTGGCCCTCCCGCGGCGCACTCGCCCTCGACGGCTACTTCCACGCCGTCGAGCCGGCACTCGCCTTCCCTGACACCGATGACATCCGTGCCGACCTCACCACGCAGCTCCACGCGTTCGGGCAGCTGGTCAGCGAGACCCCGGCTGGACGACTTCTGGCCGAGTTGATCGGTGCCGCGCAGACGGACGCCGAGCTCGCCGTCGCCTATCGTGCGCTCTACTCGTCAGAACGCCGACACCTCGCAGTGGTGCGGATGCAACGCGCCCAGACGGCGGGCCAGCTTCGCGTCGACGTCGACCCCCAGGTCGTCGTCGACCAGCTGTGGGGCGCCGTCTATCACCGCCTGCTCATTCCCGACGAGCCGATCACCCCGGGCTTCGTCGACGCGTTGCTCGACAACCTGCTCGACGGCATCCTCACCCCTCGGTACCGCCAACCGGCCACGGGCTACGACGCAGTGCCGTAG
- a CDS encoding SDR family oxidoreductase — MSNIAVITGASSGFGALTARTLALAGNTVYAGMRETTGRNAPQVQAVADFSKENGVDLRAIEMDVNDQASVNAAIAQVEAEHGRIDVLIHNAGHMVVGPAEAFTPEQLAELYNVNVLSTQRVNRAALPGMRHRGAGLVIWVSSSSVKGGTPPYLSPYFAAKAGMDSLAVSYAAELARWGVETSIVVPGSFTNGTNHFAHSGRPQDSAVEAEYETKYAGLMEQVSEKLAALAPADADASMVSDEIARIVALPEGERPYRVHIDPANDGSEEVSEVADRIRTEFLTRVDLADLLTVAK; from the coding sequence ATGAGCAATATCGCCGTCATCACGGGCGCCTCGAGCGGCTTCGGGGCCCTCACCGCCCGCACCCTGGCGCTGGCGGGCAACACCGTCTACGCCGGCATGCGCGAGACCACCGGCCGCAACGCCCCGCAGGTCCAGGCCGTCGCGGACTTCTCGAAGGAGAACGGTGTCGACCTGCGGGCCATCGAGATGGACGTCAACGATCAGGCATCCGTGAATGCCGCCATCGCGCAGGTCGAGGCCGAGCACGGCCGGATCGATGTGCTGATCCACAACGCCGGCCACATGGTCGTCGGCCCGGCCGAGGCCTTCACCCCCGAGCAGCTCGCCGAGCTGTACAACGTTAACGTGCTGTCGACCCAGCGGGTGAACCGCGCGGCGCTGCCCGGCATGCGCCACCGCGGCGCGGGCCTTGTGATCTGGGTCTCCTCGTCGTCCGTCAAGGGCGGCACTCCGCCGTACCTGTCGCCGTACTTCGCGGCGAAGGCCGGCATGGACTCGCTCGCCGTGTCCTACGCGGCCGAGCTCGCCCGCTGGGGCGTGGAGACCTCGATCGTCGTCCCCGGCTCGTTCACGAACGGCACGAACCACTTCGCCCACTCGGGCCGGCCGCAGGACTCCGCGGTCGAGGCCGAGTACGAGACGAAGTACGCCGGGCTGATGGAGCAGGTGAGCGAGAAGCTCGCCGCGCTGGCCCCGGCCGACGCCGACGCCTCGATGGTCTCCGACGAGATCGCCCGTATCGTCGCGCTGCCCGAGGGCGAACGCCCGTACCGCGTGCACATCGACCCCGCGAACGATGGCTCGGAAGAGGTCTCCGAGGTCGCCGACCGCATCCGCACCGAGTTCCTCACCCGCGTCGACCTCGCCGACCTGCTCACCGTCGCCAAGTAG
- the panB gene encoding 3-methyl-2-oxobutanoate hydroxymethyltransferase, with product MTQENSASSPMREEAPYGGAPQNLKRVRTRHFLNAKKNGIKITGLTSYDQLTAHIFDDAGIDFLLVGDSAANNVLGYETTLPVTVDELIPLVRAVARAASRALVVADMPFGSYETSVNDAVHTAIRMMKETGAHAVKLEGGVRSAEQIRHIVDAGVPVMAHIGFTPQSEHQLGGHVIQGRGSGEDQLLADAKAIEAAGAFAVVLEMVPADAAAKVTAALSIPTISVGAGPHCDGQLLVWTDWAGLTQGRIPKFVRQYAQIGQALHDAATAWKADVEQGEYPGPENSY from the coding sequence ATGACACAGGAGAACTCCGCGTCGTCACCCATGCGCGAAGAGGCGCCGTACGGCGGGGCGCCGCAGAACCTCAAACGGGTCCGCACCAGGCACTTCCTGAATGCCAAGAAGAACGGCATCAAGATCACGGGGCTCACGAGCTACGACCAGCTCACGGCCCACATCTTCGACGACGCGGGCATCGACTTCCTGCTCGTCGGGGATTCGGCGGCGAACAACGTGCTCGGCTACGAGACGACTCTGCCCGTCACCGTCGACGAGCTGATCCCGCTGGTGCGAGCCGTCGCTCGGGCGGCATCCCGCGCCCTGGTCGTCGCAGACATGCCGTTCGGCTCCTACGAGACGAGCGTCAACGACGCGGTGCACACCGCCATCCGCATGATGAAAGAGACCGGCGCGCACGCCGTGAAGCTCGAGGGCGGCGTGCGGTCGGCCGAGCAGATCCGGCACATCGTCGACGCCGGCGTCCCCGTGATGGCGCACATCGGCTTCACTCCGCAGAGCGAGCACCAGCTGGGCGGTCACGTGATCCAGGGCCGCGGCTCAGGTGAGGACCAGCTGCTCGCCGACGCGAAGGCGATCGAGGCGGCAGGAGCGTTCGCCGTGGTGCTCGAGATGGTGCCGGCGGATGCTGCGGCCAAGGTCACCGCGGCCCTGTCGATCCCGACGATCAGCGTGGGCGCCGGGCCGCACTGCGACGGGCAGCTGCTCGTGTGGACGGACTGGGCGGGGCTCACACAGGGCCGCATCCCCAAGTTCGTGCGGCAGTACGCGCAGATCGGTCAGGCGCTGCACGACGCGGCGACCGCCTGGAAGGCGGACGTGGAGCAGGGCGAGTACCCCGGGCCGGAGAACAGCTACTGA
- a CDS encoding DUF4191 domain-containing protein, with translation MARTSSSAATPAAEPGRIRQMWDVFQMTRKYDKQALPLMIGGFLLPVVIGVVLALLLSPGVLSRILWIVAGVLGGVLLATVILGRRAEGAAYSQINGQPGAVGAVLRSSLKRGWRGSEMPVAVNSKTRDAIYRAVGRGGVVLISEGPKSRTGRMLDEERRKIARTVPNVAVTTLSVGPDVDSVPLRKVASALAKIKPSLTKSEVQAVDNRLSSLQAPMPIPKGVDPNRVRAPRQPR, from the coding sequence ATGGCACGAACCAGCTCCTCCGCCGCGACGCCGGCCGCAGAACCCGGCCGCATCCGGCAGATGTGGGACGTCTTCCAGATGACCCGCAAGTACGACAAGCAGGCGCTTCCGCTGATGATCGGCGGATTCCTGCTTCCGGTCGTCATCGGCGTGGTGCTCGCGCTCCTGCTGTCGCCCGGCGTCCTTTCGAGGATCCTCTGGATCGTCGCGGGCGTGCTCGGCGGCGTGCTGCTCGCCACGGTCATCCTCGGCCGCCGCGCTGAGGGCGCTGCGTACTCGCAGATCAACGGCCAGCCGGGCGCCGTGGGCGCCGTGCTGCGCTCGTCGCTCAAGCGCGGCTGGCGCGGCAGCGAGATGCCTGTCGCGGTCAACAGCAAGACGCGCGACGCCATCTATCGCGCCGTCGGCCGCGGGGGCGTGGTGCTGATCAGCGAGGGCCCCAAGTCGCGGACCGGGCGGATGCTTGACGAAGAGCGTCGCAAGATCGCCCGTACCGTGCCGAACGTCGCGGTGACGACGCTCAGCGTGGGCCCCGACGTCGACTCGGTGCCGCTGCGCAAGGTCGCTTCTGCGCTCGCGAAGATCAAGCCGTCGCTGACCAAGTCCGAAGTGCAGGCGGTCGACAACCGCCTCTCGTCGCTGCAGGCGCCGATGCCGATCCCGAAGGGCGTTGACCCGAACCGCGTTCGCGCCCCGCGTCAGCCCCGTTAG
- the glnA gene encoding type I glutamate--ammonia ligase has protein sequence MFKDSSEVLKFIKDEDVKFLDIRFTDLPGVQQHFNIPASTVDEEFFTVGQLFDGSSIRGFANIHESDMQLIPDVTTAYVDQFRAEKTLIMVFDIYNPRNGEIYSKDPRQVAKKAEKYLASTGIADTAFFAPEAEFYIFDDVRYEVKQNGAFFHVDSEEGAWNSGRVEEGGNLGNKTPYKGGYFPVSPVDKQADLRDDISLKLIEAGLILERAHHEVGTGGQAEINYRFDTMVHAADDILKFKYIVKNTAELWGKTATFMPKPLFGDNGSGMHTHQSLWNGGTPLFYDEAGYGGLSDIARWYIGGLLAHAPALLAFTNPTVNSYHRLVPGFEAPVNLVYSAGNRSAAIRIPITGTNPKAKRIEFRAPDASGNPYLAFAAQLMAGLDGIQNRIEPHEPVDKDLYELPPEEAKLIPQVPGSLEAVLDALEADHEFLTKGGVFTEELIETWIEYKREKELKPLAQRPHPFEFELYYGV, from the coding sequence ATGTTCAAGGATTCATCCGAGGTGCTGAAGTTCATCAAGGACGAAGACGTCAAGTTCCTTGATATCCGCTTCACCGACCTCCCCGGTGTGCAGCAGCACTTCAACATCCCCGCATCGACCGTCGACGAGGAGTTCTTCACCGTCGGCCAGCTGTTCGATGGCTCGTCGATTCGTGGGTTCGCGAACATCCACGAGTCCGACATGCAGCTGATCCCCGACGTGACCACGGCGTACGTCGACCAGTTCCGTGCGGAGAAGACGCTGATCATGGTCTTCGACATCTACAACCCGCGCAACGGGGAGATCTACTCGAAGGACCCGCGTCAGGTCGCGAAGAAGGCGGAGAAGTACCTCGCGTCGACGGGTATCGCGGACACGGCATTCTTCGCCCCCGAGGCGGAGTTCTACATCTTCGACGATGTCCGCTACGAGGTGAAGCAGAACGGCGCGTTCTTCCACGTCGACTCCGAGGAGGGCGCCTGGAACTCGGGCCGTGTCGAAGAGGGCGGGAACCTCGGCAACAAGACCCCGTACAAGGGCGGCTACTTCCCCGTCTCCCCCGTGGACAAGCAGGCCGACCTGCGCGATGACATCTCGCTGAAGCTGATCGAGGCGGGCCTCATCCTCGAACGCGCCCACCACGAGGTCGGCACCGGCGGCCAGGCGGAGATCAACTACCGCTTCGACACCATGGTGCACGCCGCCGATGACATCCTGAAGTTCAAGTACATCGTGAAGAACACGGCCGAGTTGTGGGGCAAGACCGCCACGTTCATGCCCAAGCCCCTCTTCGGCGACAACGGCTCGGGCATGCACACGCACCAGTCGCTGTGGAACGGCGGCACGCCGCTGTTCTACGACGAGGCCGGCTACGGTGGCCTGTCCGACATTGCCCGCTGGTACATCGGCGGCCTGCTCGCGCACGCCCCGGCGCTGCTGGCGTTCACGAACCCGACGGTGAACTCGTACCACCGCCTGGTGCCGGGCTTCGAGGCTCCCGTCAACCTGGTCTACTCGGCGGGCAACCGCTCGGCGGCGATCCGCATCCCGATCACGGGTACGAACCCGAAGGCCAAGCGCATCGAGTTCCGTGCGCCGGATGCGTCGGGCAACCCGTATCTTGCGTTCGCGGCGCAGCTGATGGCGGGCCTGGACGGAATCCAGAACCGCATCGAGCCGCACGAGCCGGTCGACAAGGACCTGTACGAACTCCCCCCGGAGGAGGCGAAGCTGATTCCGCAGGTTCCCGGCTCGCTGGAGGCCGTGCTGGACGCGCTCGAGGCTGACCACGAGTTCCTCACCAAGGGTGGCGTGTTCACCGAGGAGCTCATCGAGACCTGGATCGAGTACAAGCGCGAGAAGGAGCTCAAGCCCCTCGCCCAGCGCCCCCACCCCTTCGAGTTCGAGCTGTACTACGGCGTCTGA
- the glnA gene encoding type I glutamate--ammonia ligase: MDKQRDFVLRTIEERGVKFVRLWFTDVVGTLKSVALAPAEVEGAFTEGLGFDGSAIEGLTRAYESDLLAHPDPTTFQILPWRGEIDPTARMFCDITTPDGEPAVADPRNVLKRTLEKAAEAGFTFYTHPEIEFYLLQSARFGDGGPEPVDSAGYFDNVPGGTAHDFRRRAVRMLEDLGISVEFSHHEAGPGQNEIDLRYADALTMADNIMTFRTVVKEVAIEQGVYATFMPKPLAGHPGSGMHTHMSLFEGDANAFYEAGAQYQLSKTARKFIAGLLRHAPEISAVTNQFVNSYKRLWSGDEAPSYVSWGHNNRSALVRVPLYKPNKGQSARIEYRAIDSAANPYLAYSLMLAAGLKGIQEDYELPPEATEDVWSLTDAERKALGYEALPSNLDEAIRLMESSELAAETLGEQVFENVLRNKRQEWVGYRAQVTPWELRSNLELL, translated from the coding sequence ATGGACAAGCAGCGGGACTTCGTTCTGCGCACCATCGAGGAGCGCGGCGTCAAGTTCGTGCGCCTCTGGTTCACCGACGTCGTCGGCACGCTCAAGTCGGTGGCGCTCGCGCCCGCCGAGGTCGAGGGCGCGTTCACCGAGGGTCTCGGGTTCGACGGCTCCGCGATCGAGGGGCTGACGCGCGCGTACGAATCGGATCTGCTCGCCCACCCCGACCCCACGACGTTCCAGATCCTGCCGTGGCGCGGCGAGATCGACCCGACCGCCCGCATGTTCTGCGACATCACGACGCCCGACGGCGAGCCCGCTGTCGCCGACCCGCGCAACGTGCTGAAGCGCACGCTCGAGAAGGCGGCCGAGGCGGGCTTCACGTTCTACACGCACCCCGAGATCGAGTTCTACCTGCTCCAGTCGGCCCGTTTCGGCGATGGCGGCCCCGAGCCCGTCGACTCGGCCGGCTACTTCGACAACGTGCCGGGCGGCACGGCGCACGACTTCCGCCGCCGCGCGGTGCGCATGCTCGAGGACCTCGGCATCTCGGTGGAGTTCAGCCACCATGAGGCGGGCCCGGGTCAGAACGAGATCGACCTGCGCTACGCCGACGCGCTCACCATGGCCGACAACATCATGACCTTCCGCACGGTCGTGAAAGAGGTCGCGATCGAGCAGGGCGTCTACGCCACCTTCATGCCGAAGCCGCTGGCCGGCCACCCCGGCAGCGGCATGCACACGCACATGTCGCTCTTCGAGGGCGACGCGAACGCGTTCTACGAGGCCGGGGCGCAGTACCAGCTGTCGAAGACCGCCCGGAAGTTCATCGCCGGCCTGCTGCGGCACGCGCCGGAGATCAGCGCGGTCACGAACCAGTTCGTCAACTCGTACAAGCGCCTGTGGTCAGGGGACGAGGCGCCGAGCTATGTCAGCTGGGGCCACAACAACCGCTCCGCGCTTGTGCGCGTCCCGCTCTACAAGCCCAACAAGGGCCAGAGCGCACGCATAGAGTACCGCGCGATCGACTCTGCCGCGAACCCCTACCTCGCCTACTCGCTGATGCTGGCCGCCGGTCTCAAGGGCATTCAGGAGGACTACGAGCTTCCGCCCGAGGCGACGGAGGACGTGTGGTCGTTGACGGATGCCGAGCGCAAGGCTCTCGGCTACGAGGCGCTGCCGTCGAACCTCGATGAGGCGATCCGCCTGATGGAGAGCTCGGAGCTCGCAGCCGAGACCCTCGGCGAGCAGGTCTTCGAGAACGTGCTGCGCAACAAGCGCCAGGAGTGGGTGGGCTACCGCGCCCAGGTCACCCCGTGGGAGCTTCGCTCGAACCTCGAGCTGCTCTAG
- a CDS encoding bifunctional [glutamine synthetase] adenylyltransferase/[glutamine synthetase]-adenylyl-L-tyrosine phosphorylase: MRVDEPLSLTALARAGFTELSAVRARLAEFEELGGLAASSALALFRRVADPDAALERLLSLARRAPEQVGAHREDPARAARLARVVGASEGLWEFLMRHPAELSALDARVRSLPGADELRADLLESVGADPKASAPIAELTDEEGWSAFRRRYRRRLLQIASFDLDQADPVAGLDAVAASLSDLAGAAVEASLAVARAGTIGRGPGKYPLEQVEATGLAVIGMGKAGARELNYVSDVDVIFVSEGSVDIATRLAVLTMRGTDAPAIEPSLWQLDANLRPEGKDGVLVRSLESHIAYYDRWAKTWEFQALLKARPLAGDLELGRRYSAALSPQVWKSAERDGFVDSVQRMRERVIEHIIPEEVDWELKLGPGGLRDIEFTVQLLQLVHGHVDASVRQSATLPALASLVAGGYVGRDAGAEFADDYRTLRLLEHRVQLSRLRRTHLMPKDEDAQRVLARATGLAGTAAELVERWADIKRRVRGLHERLFYRPLLSAVAALPTEDVLMGERALSPEQAQARLAAIGFRDPRGALAHIGALTEGVSRAATIQRNLLPVMLQWFADGADPDYGLLTFRRLSDQLGDHHWFLRMLRDSSGAAQRLTRLLSGSRFVGELLGSLPESVAWLDSDDDLRPRPRATLEDERDAVLGRHEDADSVAGAMIWARRRGVLRLAIGGILGVTTIDEVSRGLSDITDVFLQCLLAAIRREQSATEPDGFEFAIIAMGRFGGRELGFGSDADVMYVFRTPETTPAASRAGLHIAAELKRLSDDPRLPFDLDLDLRPEGRNGPVARSFEAYAAYYARWSLTWEAQALLRGRGAAGDAALIADFERLADRTRYPASIGPTEVREVRRIKARVESERLPQGADPARHLKLGRGSLSDVEWYVQLIQLQNAARLPALRTTSTLGALQAAVDAGLVDDADAERLRAAWVFASRARSAMTLWTAKTSDVLPLDRVQLDGVARLMGYPRRSASRLEEEYLAVTRRARAVFERGFYGTAS, translated from the coding sequence ATGCGCGTCGATGAGCCGCTGTCGCTGACCGCGCTCGCGCGCGCCGGGTTCACCGAGCTGTCGGCGGTGCGCGCGCGACTCGCCGAGTTCGAGGAGCTCGGCGGGCTGGCCGCCAGTTCGGCCCTGGCCTTGTTCCGGCGCGTCGCCGACCCCGACGCGGCGCTCGAGCGACTGCTCTCGCTGGCGCGCCGCGCGCCTGAGCAGGTCGGCGCGCATCGCGAGGACCCTGCCAGGGCCGCCCGGCTCGCCCGGGTCGTCGGTGCGAGCGAGGGGCTGTGGGAGTTCCTCATGCGCCATCCGGCGGAGCTCTCGGCTCTCGACGCGCGCGTCAGAAGCCTGCCTGGTGCTGACGAGCTGCGAGCCGACCTGCTCGAGTCGGTAGGGGCCGACCCGAAAGCATCCGCGCCCATCGCCGAGCTGACCGACGAAGAGGGCTGGTCTGCGTTCCGCCGCCGCTATCGGCGCCGCCTGCTGCAGATCGCGAGCTTCGACCTCGACCAAGCGGATCCCGTCGCGGGACTCGACGCCGTCGCCGCGTCGCTGTCCGACCTTGCGGGCGCCGCGGTCGAGGCATCGCTCGCCGTCGCGCGTGCCGGCACAATCGGCAGGGGCCCGGGCAAGTACCCGCTCGAGCAGGTCGAGGCGACCGGGCTCGCCGTCATCGGCATGGGCAAGGCCGGGGCGCGCGAGCTTAACTACGTGAGCGATGTCGACGTCATCTTCGTGTCGGAGGGCTCGGTCGACATCGCCACCCGCCTCGCCGTGCTGACGATGAGGGGCACGGATGCCCCTGCGATCGAGCCGTCGCTGTGGCAGCTCGACGCGAACCTCAGGCCAGAGGGGAAGGACGGCGTGCTGGTGCGCTCGCTGGAGTCGCACATCGCGTACTACGACCGCTGGGCGAAGACCTGGGAGTTCCAGGCGCTGCTGAAGGCGCGCCCGCTCGCGGGCGACCTCGAACTGGGTCGACGGTACAGCGCTGCGCTGTCGCCCCAGGTGTGGAAGAGCGCGGAGCGCGACGGCTTCGTCGACTCGGTTCAGCGCATGCGCGAGCGCGTCATCGAGCACATCATTCCTGAAGAGGTCGACTGGGAGCTCAAGCTCGGCCCGGGCGGCCTACGCGACATCGAGTTCACGGTGCAGCTGCTGCAGCTCGTGCACGGGCACGTCGACGCATCCGTTCGCCAGTCCGCCACCCTGCCCGCGCTCGCCTCGCTGGTGGCCGGCGGCTACGTCGGGCGCGATGCGGGCGCCGAGTTCGCCGACGACTATCGCACGCTGCGGCTGCTGGAGCACCGCGTGCAGCTCAGCCGGCTGCGACGCACCCACCTGATGCCGAAGGACGAGGACGCGCAGCGCGTGCTCGCGCGCGCAACGGGCCTCGCCGGCACCGCAGCCGAGCTGGTCGAGCGGTGGGCCGACATCAAGCGGCGCGTGCGTGGGCTGCATGAGCGACTGTTCTACCGCCCGCTGCTCTCCGCCGTCGCGGCCCTGCCGACCGAGGACGTGCTCATGGGCGAGCGCGCGCTCTCGCCCGAGCAGGCGCAGGCGCGGCTCGCCGCGATCGGGTTCCGCGACCCGCGCGGCGCCCTCGCCCACATCGGTGCGCTCACCGAGGGCGTCTCGCGCGCGGCGACGATCCAGCGCAACCTGCTTCCCGTGATGCTGCAGTGGTTCGCCGACGGCGCCGACCCCGACTACGGCCTGCTCACCTTCCGCCGGCTGTCCGATCAGCTGGGCGACCACCACTGGTTCCTGCGGATGCTGCGCGATTCCTCGGGAGCGGCGCAGCGTCTCACGCGGCTGCTGTCCGGCTCGCGCTTCGTCGGCGAGTTGCTCGGCTCGCTGCCCGAGTCGGTGGCGTGGCTCGACTCGGACGACGATCTGCGCCCGCGGCCGCGCGCCACCCTCGAGGATGAGCGGGACGCGGTGCTCGGCCGTCATGAAGACGCCGACTCCGTCGCCGGCGCGATGATCTGGGCCAGGCGGCGCGGGGTGCTCCGCCTCGCGATCGGCGGCATCCTCGGGGTCACGACGATCGACGAGGTCTCGCGCGGGCTGAGCGACATCACGGATGTCTTCCTGCAGTGCCTGCTCGCGGCCATTCGCCGCGAGCAGAGCGCGACCGAGCCAGACGGCTTCGAGTTCGCGATCATCGCGATGGGACGCTTCGGCGGCCGCGAGCTCGGCTTCGGCTCGGACGCCGACGTGATGTACGTGTTCCGCACGCCCGAGACGACCCCGGCCGCGAGCAGGGCCGGCCTGCACATCGCCGCAGAGCTGAAGCGCCTCAGCGACGACCCCCGGCTTCCCTTCGACCTCGACCTCGACCTGCGGCCGGAGGGCCGCAACGGACCGGTGGCGCGCTCGTTCGAGGCATACGCCGCCTACTACGCCCGCTGGTCGCTCACGTGGGAGGCGCAGGCGCTGCTGCGCGGCAGGGGCGCGGCCGGCGACGCCGCGCTGATCGCCGACTTCGAACGGCTCGCCGACCGCACGCGCTACCCGGCATCCATCGGCCCTACCGAGGTGCGCGAGGTCCGCCGCATCAAGGCGCGCGTCGAGTCGGAGCGGCTGCCCCAGGGCGCCGACCCCGCGCGCCATCTCAAGCTCGGCCGCGGCTCGCTCTCCGACGTGGAGTGGTACGTGCAGCTGATCCAGCTGCAGAACGCGGCGAGGCTGCCCGCGCTGCGCACGACCTCCACCCTGGGCGCACTGCAGGCTGCGGTGGACGCGGGGCTCGTCGATGATGCGGATGCCGAGCGGTTGCGGGCCGCGTGGGTGTTCGCCTCCCGCGCGCGCAGTGCGATGACGCTATGGACGGCCAAGACGTCAGACGTGTTGCCGCTCGACCGCGTGCAGCTCGACGGCGTCGCGCGCCTGATGGGCTACCCGCGCCGCTCGGCGAGCCGGCTGGAGGAGGAGTATCTCGCCGTCACGCGCCGCGCCCGCGCCGTGTTCGAGCGCGGCTTCTACGGCACTGCGTCGTAG
- a CDS encoding nuclear transport factor 2 family protein produces MSIELPAAIAAFIDATNRGDSDAFVAAFTPDAHLDDWGRGFDGHAGILAWDRSDNIGKRSHFELVDAVSGDSPDSYLVTLTVSGDGYNGTGPMRFELRDGLIAALLIS; encoded by the coding sequence ATGAGCATTGAACTTCCCGCAGCGATCGCCGCCTTCATCGACGCGACCAACCGCGGCGACTCGGATGCCTTCGTGGCAGCGTTCACTCCAGACGCGCACCTCGACGACTGGGGCCGCGGCTTCGACGGCCACGCGGGCATCCTCGCCTGGGACCGCAGCGACAACATCGGCAAGCGCTCTCACTTCGAGCTTGTGGACGCAGTCTCTGGCGACTCCCCGGACAGCTATCTCGTCACGCTGACGGTCAGTGGCGACGGCTACAACGGCACCGGCCCGATGCGCTTCGAACTGCGCGACGGGCTTATCGCCGCGCTGCTGATCAGCTGA